From Bradyrhizobium sp. NDS-1, the proteins below share one genomic window:
- the kdpB gene encoding potassium-transporting ATPase subunit KdpB, producing MDTTNPHKKAPTSAMLDPRIVVPAIRASFTKLDPRLMIKNPVMFVVEIVAALTTLIFLRDLVTAENNLGFTFQIIVWLWFTVLFANFAEAVAEGRGKAQAETLRKTRTESQAKLLTGAGAAFELVPGTSLKVGDLVLVEAGDTIPSDGEVIEGVASVNEAAITGESAPVIRESGGDRSAVTGGTQVLSDWIRVRITAAQGSTFIDRMIKLVEGAERQKTPNEIALNILLAGLTIIFVFATVTIPSYAAYAGGSISVVVLVALFVTLIPTTIGALLSAIGIAGMDRLVRFNVLAMSGRAVEAAGDVDTLLLDKTGTITLGNRQATAFRPLRGVTEQELADAAQLASLADETPEGRSIVVLAKDKYGIRGRDMAELGATFIPFTAQTRMSGVDAGGSSVRKGAVDAMLNYVGGGAPLALASGNTARAIQPATLSETGRELQTIADEISKAGGTPLAVARDGKLLGIVQLKDIVKGGIRERFAELRRMGIRTIMITGDNPMTAAAIAAEAGVDDFLAQATPEDKLRLIRDEQAKGKLVAMCGDGTNDAPALAQADVGVAMNTGTQAAREAGNMVDLDSNPTKLIEVVEIGKQLLMTRGALTTFSIANDVAKYFAIIPAMFLAFYPQLTVLNVMNLSSPQSAILSAIIFNALVIIALIPLALKGVAYRAVGAGALLRRNLLIYGLGGIVIPFIGIKAIDLVVTALHLA from the coding sequence ATGGATACGACCAATCCGCACAAAAAGGCGCCGACGTCGGCAATGCTCGATCCCAGGATCGTGGTGCCCGCGATTCGCGCCTCCTTCACCAAGCTCGATCCGCGACTGATGATCAAGAACCCCGTGATGTTCGTGGTCGAGATCGTCGCTGCGCTGACCACATTGATCTTCCTGCGCGACCTCGTCACCGCCGAGAACAATCTCGGCTTCACCTTCCAGATCATCGTCTGGCTCTGGTTCACGGTGCTGTTCGCCAATTTCGCCGAGGCGGTGGCCGAGGGCCGCGGCAAGGCGCAGGCCGAGACGCTGCGCAAGACCCGTACCGAAAGCCAGGCCAAGCTCCTGACCGGCGCCGGCGCCGCCTTCGAGCTCGTGCCGGGCACGAGCCTGAAGGTCGGCGATCTCGTGCTGGTCGAGGCGGGCGACACGATTCCCTCGGACGGCGAGGTGATCGAAGGCGTCGCATCGGTCAATGAGGCCGCCATCACCGGCGAGTCCGCTCCCGTCATCCGCGAATCCGGCGGCGACCGCTCTGCAGTCACGGGCGGCACGCAGGTGCTGTCGGACTGGATCCGCGTCCGCATCACGGCAGCCCAGGGCTCGACCTTCATCGATCGCATGATCAAGCTGGTCGAGGGCGCCGAGCGGCAGAAGACGCCGAACGAGATCGCGCTCAACATCCTGCTTGCCGGACTCACCATCATCTTCGTGTTCGCCACCGTGACGATCCCGAGCTATGCGGCCTATGCCGGCGGCTCGATCTCGGTGGTCGTGCTGGTCGCGCTGTTCGTGACGCTGATCCCGACCACCATTGGCGCGCTGTTGTCCGCCATCGGCATTGCCGGCATGGACCGTCTGGTGCGCTTCAACGTGCTGGCGATGTCGGGCCGCGCCGTCGAGGCCGCCGGCGACGTCGATACGCTCCTGCTCGACAAGACCGGGACCATCACGCTCGGCAACCGGCAGGCGACCGCGTTCCGTCCCCTGCGCGGTGTCACCGAGCAGGAGCTTGCGGACGCGGCCCAGCTCGCATCGCTCGCGGACGAGACGCCGGAGGGCCGGTCGATCGTCGTGCTGGCCAAGGACAAATACGGCATCCGCGGCCGCGACATGGCCGAGCTTGGCGCCACCTTCATCCCGTTTACGGCACAGACCCGCATGAGCGGCGTCGATGCCGGCGGCTCGTCCGTGCGCAAGGGCGCGGTCGATGCCATGCTGAACTATGTCGGCGGCGGCGCGCCGCTGGCGTTGGCCTCAGGCAACACCGCCCGTGCCATCCAGCCCGCGACGCTCTCGGAGACCGGCCGCGAGCTTCAGACGATCGCCGACGAGATATCGAAGGCCGGCGGCACGCCGCTGGCTGTCGCCAGGGACGGCAAGCTGCTCGGAATCGTCCAGCTCAAGGACATCGTCAAGGGCGGCATCCGCGAGCGTTTCGCCGAGCTGCGCCGCATGGGCATCCGCACCATCATGATCACTGGCGACAATCCGATGACGGCGGCGGCGATCGCGGCGGAGGCCGGCGTCGACGACTTCCTGGCGCAGGCAACTCCCGAGGACAAGCTCAGGCTGATCCGCGACGAGCAGGCCAAGGGCAAGCTGGTCGCCATGTGCGGCGACGGCACCAACGACGCGCCGGCGTTGGCGCAGGCCGATGTCGGCGTCGCCATGAACACCGGCACCCAGGCCGCCCGCGAGGCCGGCAACATGGTCGACCTCGATTCCAATCCGACCAAGCTGATCGAGGTGGTCGAGATCGGCAAGCAGCTCTTGATGACGCGCGGCGCGCTGACGACGTTCTCGATCGCCAACGACGTCGCCAAGTATTTTGCGATCATCCCGGCGATGTTTCTCGCGTTCTACCCCCAGCTCACCGTGCTCAACGTCATGAACCTGTCGAGCCCACAGAGCGCCATCCTGTCGGCGATCATCTTCAACGCGCTCGTCATCATCGCGCTGATTCCGCTCGCGCTGAAAGGCGTCGCCTATCGCGCCGTCGGTGCCGGCGCGCTGCTGCGGCGCAACCTCTTGATCTACGGCCTCGGCGGCATCGTCATTCCCTTCATCGGTATCAAGGCGATTGATCTCGTCGTGACCGCCTTGCACCTGGCCTAA
- the kdpA gene encoding potassium-transporting ATPase subunit KdpA, translating to MTMVGWLQIIVFCIIIVALTKPLGWYMTRVFGGERTFLSPVLRPIEAGIYWICGVDEKREQHWMTYTVAMLLFHVGGFLVIYGVMRLQAVLPFNPAGQGAVAPDLSFNTAISFLTNTNWQNYGGESTLSYLVQMLGLTHQNFLSAATGIALAVALIRGFSRASMRTVGNFWVDVTRCTLYVLLPICVVYTLFLVWQGIPQTLGAYVEATTLEGAKQTIAVGPVASQVAIKMLGTNGGGFFNANAAHPFENPTALSNFVQMLSIFAIGAAMTNVFGRMVGNQRQGWAILAVMGVLFLAGVAVTYWAEASGTSTLHALGLTGGNMEGKEVRFGIVASSLFAVITTAASCGAVNAMHDSFTALGGMIPLINIELGEIIVGGVGAGMYGMLLFVILAIFVAGLMVGRTPEYVGKKIEAREVKMAMLAILVLPLMILGWTAVGVVYPAAVASMANAGPHGFTEVLYAYTSAAGNNGSAFAGLTGNTLFYNLTLASAMFVGRFFMIVPAMAIAGSLAAKKSIPPSMGTFPTTGGLFVGLVVGVILIVGGLTFFPALALGPIVEHLAMNAGNLF from the coding sequence ATGACTATGGTCGGTTGGCTCCAGATCATCGTGTTCTGCATCATCATCGTCGCACTCACAAAACCGCTCGGCTGGTACATGACGCGGGTGTTCGGCGGCGAGCGGACGTTCCTGTCGCCCGTCCTGCGTCCGATCGAGGCCGGCATATATTGGATATGCGGTGTCGACGAGAAGCGCGAGCAGCATTGGATGACCTACACGGTCGCCATGCTGCTGTTCCACGTCGGCGGCTTCCTCGTCATCTACGGCGTGATGAGGCTCCAGGCCGTGTTGCCCTTCAATCCGGCCGGGCAGGGCGCAGTCGCTCCGGACCTTTCCTTCAACACGGCGATCTCCTTTCTCACCAACACCAACTGGCAGAACTACGGCGGCGAGAGCACGCTGTCTTATCTCGTCCAGATGCTCGGATTGACCCATCAGAACTTCCTGTCGGCGGCAACCGGAATCGCGTTGGCGGTGGCGCTGATCCGCGGCTTCTCGCGTGCGTCGATGCGTACGGTCGGCAATTTCTGGGTCGACGTCACACGCTGCACACTTTACGTGCTGCTGCCGATTTGCGTCGTCTACACACTGTTCCTGGTCTGGCAGGGCATCCCGCAGACGCTGGGAGCCTACGTCGAGGCGACTACGCTTGAAGGCGCCAAGCAGACCATCGCGGTCGGCCCGGTGGCATCCCAGGTCGCGATCAAGATGCTGGGCACCAATGGCGGCGGCTTCTTCAACGCCAACGCCGCGCATCCGTTCGAGAATCCGACCGCGCTGTCGAACTTCGTGCAGATGCTGTCGATCTTCGCGATCGGAGCTGCGATGACCAACGTGTTCGGCCGCATGGTCGGCAACCAGCGCCAGGGTTGGGCGATCCTCGCCGTCATGGGCGTGCTGTTCCTGGCCGGTGTTGCCGTCACCTACTGGGCGGAGGCCAGCGGCACCTCGACGCTCCACGCGCTGGGCCTGACCGGCGGCAACATGGAGGGCAAGGAGGTCCGCTTCGGCATCGTTGCGTCCTCGCTGTTCGCCGTCATCACCACCGCTGCCTCGTGCGGCGCCGTCAACGCCATGCACGACAGCTTCACAGCGCTCGGCGGCATGATCCCGCTGATCAACATCGAGCTCGGCGAGATCATCGTCGGCGGTGTCGGCGCCGGCATGTACGGCATGCTGCTGTTCGTCATCCTCGCGATCTTCGTCGCAGGCCTGATGGTCGGCCGCACGCCGGAATATGTCGGCAAGAAGATCGAGGCGCGCGAGGTCAAGATGGCGATGCTGGCCATCCTGGTGCTGCCGCTGATGATCCTCGGCTGGACCGCCGTCGGTGTGGTCTATCCGGCAGCCGTCGCCTCGATGGCAAATGCCGGACCGCATGGCTTCACCGAAGTGCTCTACGCCTATACGTCGGCGGCCGGGAACAACGGCTCCGCCTTCGCAGGTCTCACGGGCAATACCCTCTTCTACAATCTCACGCTCGCCAGCGCGATGTTCGTCGGTCGCTTCTTCATGATCGTGCCGGCGATGGCGATCGCGGGGTCGCTCGCGGCGAAGAAATCGATCCCGCCGTCCATGGGCACGTTCCCGACCACCGGCGGCCTGTTCGTCGGCCTCGTCGTCGGCGTCATCCTGATCGTGGGCGGCCTGACTTTCTTCCCGGCACTCGCGCTCGGTCCGATCGTCGAGCATCTGGCGATGAACGCCGGCAACCTGTTCTGA
- a CDS encoding K(+)-transporting ATPase subunit F, whose protein sequence is MIFDYALAGAVSFGLLAYLTYALLRPERF, encoded by the coding sequence ATGATCTTCGATTATGCGCTCGCCGGCGCCGTCTCGTTCGGCCTGCTGGCCTATCTCACCTACGCGCTGCTGCGGCCCGAGCGGTTCTGA
- a CDS encoding TetR/AcrR family transcriptional regulator yields MPAVPRHRQPIINAAVTLFRRQGFARTGLNDIVDVSGAPKGSLYHYFPDGKSSIAVAAVEEAGRRVAATVAKLAEECGSTADLLRAHARLLAGWMQGSGFRNGCPITTVLLELAPRERAVSDAGRKAYAARISILRDKLVADGFGRSRAEALAVLCTSALQGALIQARVERSGRPIEVTAAELARLIESEARS; encoded by the coding sequence ATGCCGGCCGTGCCAAGACACCGCCAGCCCATCATCAATGCCGCGGTGACGCTGTTCCGCCGCCAGGGCTTCGCCCGGACCGGGCTGAACGACATCGTCGACGTCAGCGGTGCGCCAAAAGGATCGCTCTACCATTACTTTCCGGACGGAAAATCCTCGATCGCGGTGGCGGCGGTGGAGGAGGCGGGCCGCCGCGTCGCCGCCACGGTCGCCAAGCTCGCGGAAGAATGCGGCTCGACCGCCGATCTCTTGCGTGCCCATGCAAGACTGTTGGCGGGCTGGATGCAGGGCTCCGGCTTTCGCAATGGCTGCCCGATCACGACCGTGCTGCTCGAGCTGGCACCGCGCGAACGTGCCGTGTCCGATGCCGGTCGCAAGGCCTACGCGGCGCGAATATCGATCCTGCGCGACAAGCTGGTCGCGGACGGCTTCGGCAGATCCCGCGCCGAAGCGCTGGCCGTGCTCTGCACCTCGGCGCTCCAGGGTGCGCTGATCCAGGCCCGCGTCGAGCGCAGCGGTCGGCCGATCGAGGTCACGGCGGCGGAATTGGCCCGGCTGATCGAGAGCGAAGCGAGGAGCTAG